The Scyliorhinus torazame isolate Kashiwa2021f chromosome 7, sScyTor2.1, whole genome shotgun sequence genome has a window encoding:
- the LOC140426384 gene encoding growth arrest and DNA damage-inducible protein GADD45 alpha-like, with product MTFEELTGDQKTDRMDVVKKALEEVLSSALAQGCITVGVYEAAKLLNADPDNVVLCLLATDEGGDLDVALQIHFTLIQAFCCENDINIMRVNNTHRLAEILGGMDGTGEPKDLHCILVTSQAAPWKDAALSKVNCFCKESRYLDQWVPIINLPER from the exons ATGACTTTTGAAGAACTCACAGGCGATCAGAAAACAGACAG GATGGATGTGGTGAAAAAAGCTCTGGAAGAAGTTTTGAGCTCCGCGTTAGCGCAGGGCTGCATCACAGTTGGAGTGTATGAGGCAGCAAAACTTCTAAACGC GGATCCTGACAATGTTGTTTTATGTTTGCTTGCCACGGACGAAGGGGGCGATCTGGACGTGGCTTTGCAAATTCATTTTACCCTGATCCAAGCCTTTTGCTGCGAAAACGACATCAACATCATGAGGGTGAACAACACCCACCGTCTGGCTGAGATCTTGGGCGGGATGGATGGCACAGGCGAACCCAAAGATCTCCATTGCATATTGGTCACA AGTCAAGCTGCACCGTGGAAAGATGCAGCGTTGAGCAAAGTCAACTGCTTTTGCAAGGAAAGTCGGTATCTGGATCAGTGGGTCCCAATCATCAACCTGCCCGAACGGTGA